Proteins from a genomic interval of Schistocerca piceifrons isolate TAMUIC-IGC-003096 chromosome 3, iqSchPice1.1, whole genome shotgun sequence:
- the LOC124788298 gene encoding zinc finger X-chromosomal protein-like, with translation MYCENLTSHDTIHHLEQLPFRSTELNILKSRQAFLHFQCCQCGNWYQHKGSLSRHLRLECGKEPLFSCSLCSYKSKQKHDVKRHFLKKHMKH, from the exons ATGTACTGTGAGAACCTAACATCACATG ATACCATACATCATTTGGAACAACTACCATTCCGTTCTACAGAATTAAACATTTTGAAGTCTCGTCaagcttttctccatttccagtgttGTCAGTGTGGAAATTGGTATCAGCATAAAGGTTCTCTCAGTCGACATCTTAGATTAGAATGTGGAAAAGAACCACTATTCAGTTGTTCCTTATGTTCGTACAAATCAAAACAGAAACATGATGTGAAGAGACACTTTCTTAaaaaacatatgaaacattaa